In a single window of the Roseiconus lacunae genome:
- a CDS encoding DUF2924 domain-containing protein produces the protein MSNPLGQELAALRRMSVSTLQAKYLEVFGESTTGRNKAWLQKRIAWRMQANAFGGLSDRAIQRASELANESDLRVIAPREPSRMPPPPPVNRELPPKDERLPPVGDCLVRDYKGRECVVTIMPDGFDFEGEHYKTLSAVAKAITGQHWNGFRFFKVHKQESA, from the coding sequence ATGAGCAACCCATTGGGCCAAGAATTGGCCGCGCTTCGCCGAATGTCGGTCAGCACCCTTCAAGCCAAGTACCTCGAGGTCTTCGGCGAATCAACGACCGGTCGCAATAAAGCGTGGCTTCAGAAGCGAATCGCATGGCGAATGCAAGCCAATGCGTTCGGCGGCCTGAGTGATCGGGCCATCCAGCGAGCCAGTGAGCTCGCCAACGAATCGGATCTTCGCGTGATTGCGCCGCGCGAGCCGTCACGCATGCCACCACCCCCGCCGGTGAATCGCGAACTTCCACCCAAGGATGAGCGGTTGCCGCCCGTCGGCGATTGTCTGGTTCGCGATTACAAGGGCCGGGAGTGCGTCGTCACCATCATGCCCGATGGTTTCGATTTTGAGGGCGAGCACTACAAGACACTCTCGGCCGTCGCCAAAGCGATCACGGGCCAGCACTGGAATGGCTTTCGGTTCTTCAAAGTTCACAAGCAGGAGTCAGCATGA
- a CDS encoding recombinase family protein, translating into MNRDQMKQPIRCAIYTRKSTEEGLDQEFNSLDAQRDAGEAFITSQRSEGWACLEERYDDGGFSGGNLERPAMKRLIADIEAGRIDCVVVYKVDRLSRSLLDFSRVMETFEKHNVAFVSVTQQFNTASSMGRLILNVLLSFAQFEREMISERTRDKIAATRRKGKWCGGVPVFGFTIEETKLVVVPHEAERVRQIFHLYQRTHSLLETAKEANRRGWRTKQWTTKKGTTRGGLPYDKNRIYQMLTNVTYIGKLTYKDEIHEGQHQAIVDPEVFKEVGESLRKNGRIGMIRASTSFDGMLRGILRCAKCNRAMRHTSSGRGTKRYRYYVCGKAEKQGYESCPSPSIPARQIEGFVVDELRVFASDDQLIRDIYERCYEQNREDIDSQKREADSIAKFLKEDHAEMTHLVATAASPDLIEATQSRIDKSETRLKELREAIDNHRPIRVSHASIRKTLGELDKAWDTIPPRERCRLMELLIERIDYDGVEGTLDITFHPAGLASLGQDGNFARHITETLN; encoded by the coding sequence ATGAATCGCGATCAAATGAAACAACCCATTCGGTGTGCAATCTACACTCGCAAATCGACTGAAGAAGGACTCGACCAAGAGTTCAATAGCCTTGATGCGCAGCGTGATGCCGGCGAAGCATTCATCACCAGCCAGCGAAGCGAAGGCTGGGCATGTCTCGAAGAGCGATACGACGACGGCGGTTTTTCAGGTGGCAACCTCGAACGTCCCGCGATGAAACGTCTCATAGCCGATATCGAGGCCGGCAGAATCGACTGTGTCGTTGTCTATAAAGTTGACCGACTTAGTCGCAGCCTGCTCGACTTCTCTCGGGTGATGGAAACATTCGAGAAACACAATGTGGCCTTCGTCTCTGTTACCCAGCAGTTCAATACCGCCAGCTCCATGGGCCGGTTGATTCTCAATGTGCTGCTTTCCTTCGCGCAGTTTGAGCGCGAGATGATTAGCGAACGCACCCGAGACAAGATTGCGGCAACGCGTCGTAAAGGCAAATGGTGCGGCGGTGTTCCAGTCTTTGGCTTTACGATCGAAGAAACCAAGCTTGTCGTGGTGCCCCATGAAGCCGAACGCGTGCGGCAGATCTTTCATCTCTACCAACGAACGCATTCCCTGCTCGAAACGGCCAAGGAAGCCAACCGCCGAGGTTGGCGGACCAAGCAGTGGACGACCAAGAAGGGCACGACACGCGGTGGTCTGCCGTATGACAAGAACCGTATCTACCAGATGCTGACCAATGTCACCTACATCGGCAAGCTGACGTACAAGGACGAGATCCATGAAGGCCAGCATCAGGCCATCGTCGATCCTGAGGTCTTCAAAGAAGTCGGAGAGTCGCTGCGAAAAAATGGTCGCATCGGAATGATACGAGCTTCCACCAGCTTCGACGGAATGCTGCGAGGCATCCTTCGGTGTGCAAAATGCAATCGAGCCATGCGGCACACTTCTTCTGGCCGCGGCACGAAACGGTATCGTTACTACGTTTGCGGCAAAGCCGAAAAACAAGGCTATGAATCTTGTCCATCGCCTTCGATTCCCGCAAGGCAAATTGAGGGGTTTGTCGTCGACGAACTCCGCGTGTTCGCAAGTGACGACCAGCTCATCCGTGACATCTACGAACGCTGTTATGAGCAGAACCGCGAGGACATCGATTCGCAAAAACGTGAAGCCGATTCGATCGCGAAGTTTCTCAAAGAGGACCACGCCGAGATGACTCACCTTGTCGCAACGGCCGCTAGCCCTGACTTGATTGAAGCAACGCAATCACGCATTGATAAAAGCGAAACACGATTGAAAGAGCTACGTGAAGCAATCGACAACCATCGGCCGATTCGCGTCAGCCACGCATCGATTCGCAAGACCCTCGGTGAACTGGATAAAGCCTGGGACACGATCCCACCGAGAGAACGTTGCCGACTGATGGAATTGTTGATCGAAAGGATCGACTACGACGGCGTTGAGGGCACGCTTGATATCACCTTCCATCCCGCCGGACTCGCGTCACTCGGCCAGGACGGCAACTTTGCCCGACACATCACGGAGACATTGAATTGA
- a CDS encoding peptidoglycan-binding domain-containing protein, with translation MLIEFALQKSSSALEKPEMKGSFTSRVLFSAMLLTVITVNCNGREPMALSGSVGSGGANSSSDVKAVQLRLRELGFTWVDADGQIGPITIAAIRLFQSIKDGESKVVGDGRIDVNGDTHKWLEAKNAPRWTKMTESGPGFKNIELGEIDDDHDFGTTWLDSTIKNASRSYQKKYRSLHNSSLVTVNDASPAKGGNSPDHSGHETGLNIDLRLPKTDHSEVTPGGRTYKSSDYDQAAARAIIKAFRSQELVNTEQIFFNDPDLISEGLCKSLSGHDNHIHVGIKAPVRDDN, from the coding sequence ATGTTGATAGAATTTGCACTGCAGAAATCGTCGAGTGCTTTGGAGAAACCGGAAATGAAAGGATCGTTCACAAGTCGGGTGTTGTTTTCCGCGATGTTGTTGACTGTGATCACAGTGAACTGCAACGGCCGTGAGCCTATGGCACTGTCAGGGAGCGTCGGGAGCGGGGGAGCGAACAGTTCAAGCGATGTAAAAGCGGTGCAATTGCGACTCCGAGAACTTGGCTTTACTTGGGTTGACGCGGACGGGCAGATTGGCCCCATCACGATCGCTGCCATCAGGCTTTTTCAGTCAATTAAAGATGGCGAGTCAAAAGTCGTTGGCGACGGTCGCATCGACGTGAACGGTGACACGCACAAGTGGCTTGAAGCAAAGAATGCGCCCCGATGGACAAAAATGACTGAATCTGGTCCTGGATTCAAAAATATTGAACTCGGTGAAATTGACGACGACCACGATTTTGGGACGACTTGGCTTGATTCTACAATCAAGAATGCATCAAGGTCTTATCAAAAAAAATATCGAAGCCTACATAACTCGTCTCTCGTTACAGTAAATGACGCTAGCCCAGCAAAAGGTGGTAACTCACCTGATCATTCAGGTCATGAGACAGGTTTGAACATCGACCTGCGTTTGCCGAAAACGGATCACAGTGAAGTTACGCCTGGCGGAAGGACTTACAAGTCCAGCGACTACGACCAGGCAGCTGCCCGAGCGATAATCAAAGCATTTCGATCACAAGAACTCGTCAACACGGAGCAAATTTTCTTTAATGATCCAGACCTTATCTCTGAAGGTCTGTGCAAAAGTCTTTCAGGCCATGACAATCACATACATGTTGGCATTAAGGCACCTGTACGCGACGACAACTGA